In Corvus cornix cornix isolate S_Up_H32 chromosome 28, ASM73873v5, whole genome shotgun sequence, one genomic interval encodes:
- the CNN2 gene encoding calponin-2 — translation MSSSQFNKGPSYGLSAEVKNRLAQKYDPQKEAELRTWIESVTGKQIGPDFQKGLKDGVILCELMNKLQPNSVRKINRSAQNWHQLENLSNFIKAMASYGMNPVDLFEANDLFESGNLTQVQVSLLALAGMAKTKGLQSGVDIGVKYSEKQQRNFDEAKMKAGQCVIGLQMGTNKCASQSGMTAYGTRRHLYDPKNQILPPMDHSTISLQMGTNKCASQVGMTAPGTRRHIYDAKMGTEKCDNSSMSLQMGSNQGANQSGQVFGLGRQIYDPKYCPQGSQGEVANAAGDQSGDPPGYHYYHEEEESY, via the exons ATGAGCAGCTCCCAGTTCAACAAGGGCCCGTCCTACGGCCTCTCCGCCGAAGTCAAGAACCGG CTTGCCCAGAAATATGACCCACAGAAGGAGGCTGAGCTGCGGACGTGGATTGAGAGCGTCACAGGAAAACAGATCGGACCTGACTTCCAGAAGGGGCTGAAGGACGGGGTGATCCTCTGCGA GCTCATGAACAAGCTGCAGCCCAACTCGGTGAGGAAGATCAACCGCTCGGCTCAGAACTGGCACCAG CTTGAGAACCTCTCCAACTTCATCAAGGCCATGGCCAGCTATGGCATGAACCCCGTGGACCTCTTCGAGGCCAACGACCTTTTTGAGAGCGGGAACCTGACGCAGGTGCAGGTGTCACTGCTGGCGCTGGCAGGAATG GCCAAGACAAAGGGGCTGCAGAGCGGGGTGGACATCGGTGTGAAGTACTcggagaagcagcagaggaattTCGACGAGGCCAAGATGAAGGCTGGGCAGTGCGTGATCGGGCTGCAG ATGGGCACAAACAAGTGTGCCAGCCAGTCCGGCATGACGGCCTATGGCACCCGGAGGCACCTCTACGACCCCAAAAATCAGATCCTGCCACCCATGGACCACTCCACCATCAGCCTCCAGATGGGCACCAACAAGTGTGCCAGCCAG GTGGGCATGACAGCTCCCGGCACCAGGAGACACATCTATGATGCCAAGATGGGGACAGAGAAGTGTGACAATTCCTCCATGTCGCTGCAGATGGGCTCCAACCAGGGCGCCAACCAGAGCGGGCAGGTCTTTGGCCTCGGCCGCCAGATCTACGACCCCAAGTACTGCCCACAGGGCAGCCAGGGCGAGGTGGCCAACGCCGCCGGTGACCAGAGCGGGGACCCTCCCGGGTACCACTACTAccatgaggaggaggagagctaCTGA
- the ARHGAP45 gene encoding rho GTPase-activating protein 45 isoform X2, with the protein MFSRKKRELIKTPSISKKSRAGSPVPQTLPDLSRKDCLEAPGSSVGEQPPASAKLSSSPSAVGTLKRPTSLSRHASAAGFPLHAAPRAVPKGHKTPLCYSPMEGGEGPFIDSEDISQMLADVARFADALEKLRDVVLRDDSQEPQRPLAHECLGETLRILRQVINKYPLLNTLETLTAAGTLISKVKGFHYESNNEADKREFEKAIETIAVSFSSTVSEFLMGEVDSSTILSIPPSDQNQTMESLYGGIPGPGGDGVPSGMDSYDTACPPAEEVDVMLQRCEGGVDAALQYAKTISKYMKDLIGYLEKRTTLEMEFAKGLQKMANSCKQTISQETNMPFLSIYLLALEQDMEHGTSVLQAANTLQHQTFLQPLTVRRLEHEKRRKEIKEQWHRAQRKLQEAEGNLRKAKQTYMQRSEEHDKAKYMAVKAEEEQQNTTSSITTKALDKKRRLEEEAKNKAEEAMATYRTCVADANTQKQELEDTKVNSLRQIHEVIKQTDQVVKSATISFYQLMHMQTAPLPVNFQTLCESSKLYDPGQQYASHVRQLQRGDEPDVQYDFEPYVSHNAWSPFTRARKGSFNASEFSTSAEGAGAGSEGAAGAKESPSGAGAAERRGGRGHQVHKSWPTSVADADSNLDSNTGEFGHKLQRLSSNGTASSSEELEEKDGTTTPFEQSINGITPELATPTGPFRNVGLSKAAQTHRLRKLRAPSKCRECNSYVYFQGAECEECYLACHKKCLETLAIQCGHKKLQGKLQLFGQDFMKASQGSPDGIPFIVKKCISEIEKRALKTKGIYRVNGVKTRVEKLCQAFENGKELVELSQASPHDISNVLKLYLRQLPEPLMPFRLYNELMGLAKESLQGGEVKGRSGKGGPELVDRGADTDQVVLTLVLKLRELLKELPSENMATLQYLLQHLRRIMEVEQDNKMTSGNLGIVFGPTLMRPRPTDATISLSSLVDYPHQARIIEALIIFYPTIFEHKDVAAPAEPGRRGSGATEEVASGAEQAHAGSQPAAPLGTSPYLELPSEKRNLAFSADSLAESGDRSVDSDSELEDSGEPQTHLTKQGSETSTEEVHFCDEGSEGPWNRSCSVGQSDTEGSAPRCCSPGDEQSDTEEAPESCSPATPKDATNQPGTPRGHGSHELQPRFI; encoded by the exons ATGTTCTCCCGGAAGAAGCGAGAGCTGATAAAAACCCCCTCCATCTCCAAGAAGAGCCGGGCGGGAAGCCCCGTCCCACAGACCCTGCCG GACCTCTCCCGCAAAGATTGCCTGGAGGCGCCGGGCTCCAGCGTGGGGGAGCAGCCCCCGGCCAGCGccaagctcagcagcagccccagcgccGTGGGCACCCTGAAGCGCCCCACCAGCCTGAGCCGCCATGCCAGCGCCGCCGGCTTCCCCCTGCACGCAGCCCCCCGCGCCGTGCCCAAGGGCCACAAGACTCCCCTTTGCTACAGCCCGATGGAGGGCGGGGAGGGTCCCTTCATCGACTCCGAGGACATCTCCCAGATGCTGGCGGATGTCGCCCGCTTTGCCGATGCGCTGGAGAAGCTGCGGGATGTGGTGCTGCGCGATG ACTCCCAGGAACCCCAGCGGCCACTGGCCCACGAGTGCCTGGGTGAAACCCTGCGCATCCTGCGCCAGGTCATCAACAAGTACCCGCTGCTCAACACCCTGGAGACCCTGACAGCCGCTGGGACCCTCATCTCCAAAGTCAAGG GTTTCCACTATGAATCCAACAATGAGGCGGACAAGCGGGAGTTCGAGAAGGCCATCGAGACCATTGCTGTGTCCTTCAGCAGCAC GGTGTCCGAGTTCCTCATGGGGGAGGTGGACAGCAGCACCATCCTCTCCATCCCACCCAGCGACCAGAACCAG ACTATGGAGAGCCTCTATGGGGGGATTCCTGGGCCTGGAGGAGACGGTGTGCCCTCGGGCATGGACAGCTACGACACAG cctgTCCTCCGGCCGAGGAGGTGGACGTGATGCTGCAGCGCTGTGAGGGGGGCGTGGACGCTGCCCTCCAGTACGCCAAAACCATCTCCAAGTACATGAAGGACCTGATTGGATACCTGGAGAAAAGGACCACACTGG AGATGGAGTTTGCCAAAGGGCTCCAGAAGATGGCAAACAGCTGCAAGCAAACCATCAGCCAGGAG acCAACATGCCTTTCCTGTCCATCTACCTGCTGGCCCTGGAGCAGGACATGGAGCATGGGACCTCAGTTCTGCAGGCAGCCAACACCCTGCAGCACCAAACCTTCCTCCAG CCGCTGACGGTGAGACGCCTGGAACACGAGAAGCGCAGGAAGGAGATCAAGGAGCAGTGGCACCGAGCGCAGAGGAAACTG CAAGAGGCGGAGGGGAACCTGCGCAAGGCCAAGCAGACGTACATGCAGCGCAGCGAGGAGCACGACAAGGCCAAGTACATGGCGgtgaaagcagaggaggagcagcaaaaCACGACCAGCAGCATCACCACCAAAGCCCTGGACAAGAAGAGGCGGCTGGAAGAGGAAGCCAAGAACAAG GCAGAAGAGGCCATGGCCACGTACCGCACCTGTGTGGCCGATGCAAACACgcagaagcaggagctggaggacaCCAAGGTGAACTCCCTGCGGCAGATCCACGAAGTGATCAAACAGACTGACCAGGTTGTCAAGTCG GCCACCATCTCCTTCTACCAGCTCATGCACATGCAGACGGCGCCGCTGCCCGTGAACTTCCAGACGCTGTGCGAGAGCAGCAAGCTGTACGACCCGGGCCAGCAGTACGCGTCCCACGTCCGGCAGCTGCAGCGCGGCGACGAGCCCGACGTCCAGTACGACTTCGAGCCCTACGTGTCCCACAATGCCTG GTCTCCCTTTACTCGGGCACGGAAGGGCAGCTTCAATGCCAGCGAGTTCTCCACAAGTGCCGAGGGGGCTGGGGCCGGctcagagggagcagcaggagccaaggAGTCaccgagcggggccggggcggccgAGCGGAGAG GTGGGAGGGGACACCAGGTCCATAAATCCTGGCCAACCTCTGTCGCTGATGCTGACAGCAACCTGGATTCCAACACAG GTGAATTTGGCCACAAGCTCCAGCGGCTGTCATCCAACGGCACCGCATCCTccagtgaggagctggaggagaaggacGGGACCACCACCCCCTTTGAGCAGA GCATCAACGGGATCACCCCGGAGCTGGCGACTCCCACAGGGCCCTTCCGGAATGTTGGCTTGTCCAAGGCTGCCCAGACCCATCGGCTGAGGAAGCTCCGTGCCCCTTCCAAATGTCGGGAGTGCAACAGCTATGTGTACTTCCAGGGAGCCGAGTGCGAGGAG TGCTACCTGGCCTGCCACAAGAAGTGCCTGGAGACCTTGGCCATCCAGTGTGGGCACAAGAAGCTCCAagggaagctgcagctcttcGGGCAGGACTTCATGAAGGCGTCTCAGGGCAGCCCGGATGGGATCCCCTTCATCGTCAAGAAATGCATTTCGGAGATCGAGAAGCGGGCCCTGAAAACCAAG ggCATCTACCGAGTTAACGGCGTCAAGACCCGCGTGGAGAAGCTTTGCCAGGCCTTTGAGAATGGGAAGGAGCTGGTGGAGCTGTCCCAGGCCTCCCCCCATGACATCAGCAACGTCCTGAAGCTCTACCTGAGACAG ctgccagagccccTCATGCCCTTCCGGCTGTACAATGAGCTGATGGGGCTGGCCAAGGAGAGCCTGCAGGGTGGCGAGGTCAAGGGCCGGAGCGGGAAGGGCGGCCCCGAGCTGGTGGACAGAGGAGCCGACACTGACCAGGTGGTGCTGACCCTGGTGTtgaagctgagggagctgctgaaggagctCCCCAGCGAGAACATGGCCACGCTCCAGtacctcctgcagcacctgagGAG GATCATGGAAGTGGAACAGGACAACAAGATGACCTCCGGCAACCTGGGCATCGTCTTTGGGCCAACGCTGATGCGCCCCAGGCCCACGGATGCCACGATTTCCTTGTCCTCGCTGGTGGATTATCCCCACCAAGCTCGCATCATCGAGGCACTCATCATCTTCTACCCCACCATCTTTGAGCACAAGGACGTGGCAGCACCAGCCGAGCCGGGCAGACGCGGCTCAGGTGCCACGGAGGAGGTGGCCAGTGGTGCTGAGCAG GCCCACGCAGGCTCCCAGCCCGCGGCTCCTCTTGGCACCAGCCCCTACCTGGAGCTGCCTTCGGAGAAGAGGAATTTGGCTTTCAGCGCTGACTCACTCGCAG AGTCCGGCGACCGCTCCGTGGACTCCGACTCGGAGCTGGAGGACAGTGGGGAGCCACAGACACACCTGACCAAGCAGGGAAGTGAGACCAGCACGGAGGAGGTTCATTTCTGCGACGAGGGGAGCGAGGGGCCGTGGAACCGGAGCTGCAGCGTGGGCCAGTCGGACACGGAGGGCTCCGCTCCccgctgctgcagccctggggacgAGCAGAGTGACACAGAGGAAGCCCCcgagagctgcagccctgccacccCCAAGGATGCCACAAACCAGCCTGGCACCCCTCGGGGCCACGGCAGCCATGAGCTGCAACCCCGGTTCATCTAA
- the ARHGAP45 gene encoding rho GTPase-activating protein 45 isoform X1 yields MLGRAAGRKSYSPSAAAGRAHPPQRSLDSLPRTPAVRLTDLSRKDCLEAPGSSVGEQPPASAKLSSSPSAVGTLKRPTSLSRHASAAGFPLHAAPRAVPKGHKTPLCYSPMEGGEGPFIDSEDISQMLADVARFADALEKLRDVVLRDDSQEPQRPLAHECLGETLRILRQVINKYPLLNTLETLTAAGTLISKVKGFHYESNNEADKREFEKAIETIAVSFSSTVSEFLMGEVDSSTILSIPPSDQNQTMESLYGGIPGPGGDGVPSGMDSYDTACPPAEEVDVMLQRCEGGVDAALQYAKTISKYMKDLIGYLEKRTTLEMEFAKGLQKMANSCKQTISQETNMPFLSIYLLALEQDMEHGTSVLQAANTLQHQTFLQPLTVRRLEHEKRRKEIKEQWHRAQRKLQEAEGNLRKAKQTYMQRSEEHDKAKYMAVKAEEEQQNTTSSITTKALDKKRRLEEEAKNKAEEAMATYRTCVADANTQKQELEDTKVNSLRQIHEVIKQTDQVVKSATISFYQLMHMQTAPLPVNFQTLCESSKLYDPGQQYASHVRQLQRGDEPDVQYDFEPYVSHNAWSPFTRARKGSFNASEFSTSAEGAGAGSEGAAGAKESPSGAGAAERRGGRGHQVHKSWPTSVADADSNLDSNTGEFGHKLQRLSSNGTASSSEELEEKDGTTTPFEQSINGITPELATPTGPFRNVGLSKAAQTHRLRKLRAPSKCRECNSYVYFQGAECEECYLACHKKCLETLAIQCGHKKLQGKLQLFGQDFMKASQGSPDGIPFIVKKCISEIEKRALKTKGIYRVNGVKTRVEKLCQAFENGKELVELSQASPHDISNVLKLYLRQLPEPLMPFRLYNELMGLAKESLQGGEVKGRSGKGGPELVDRGADTDQVVLTLVLKLRELLKELPSENMATLQYLLQHLRRIMEVEQDNKMTSGNLGIVFGPTLMRPRPTDATISLSSLVDYPHQARIIEALIIFYPTIFEHKDVAAPAEPGRRGSGATEEVASGAEQAHAGSQPAAPLGTSPYLELPSEKRNLAFSADSLAESGDRSVDSDSELEDSGEPQTHLTKQGSETSTEEVHFCDEGSEGPWNRSCSVGQSDTEGSAPRCCSPGDEQSDTEEAPESCSPATPKDATNQPGTPRGHGSHELQPRFI; encoded by the exons ATGCTCGGCCGGGCTGCGGGCAGGAAAAGCTACAGCCCctcggcggcggcgggcagAGCCCACCCGCCCCAGCGCTCCCTGGACTCGCTGCCCCGCACGCCCGCCGTGAGGCTGACG GACCTCTCCCGCAAAGATTGCCTGGAGGCGCCGGGCTCCAGCGTGGGGGAGCAGCCCCCGGCCAGCGccaagctcagcagcagccccagcgccGTGGGCACCCTGAAGCGCCCCACCAGCCTGAGCCGCCATGCCAGCGCCGCCGGCTTCCCCCTGCACGCAGCCCCCCGCGCCGTGCCCAAGGGCCACAAGACTCCCCTTTGCTACAGCCCGATGGAGGGCGGGGAGGGTCCCTTCATCGACTCCGAGGACATCTCCCAGATGCTGGCGGATGTCGCCCGCTTTGCCGATGCGCTGGAGAAGCTGCGGGATGTGGTGCTGCGCGATG ACTCCCAGGAACCCCAGCGGCCACTGGCCCACGAGTGCCTGGGTGAAACCCTGCGCATCCTGCGCCAGGTCATCAACAAGTACCCGCTGCTCAACACCCTGGAGACCCTGACAGCCGCTGGGACCCTCATCTCCAAAGTCAAGG GTTTCCACTATGAATCCAACAATGAGGCGGACAAGCGGGAGTTCGAGAAGGCCATCGAGACCATTGCTGTGTCCTTCAGCAGCAC GGTGTCCGAGTTCCTCATGGGGGAGGTGGACAGCAGCACCATCCTCTCCATCCCACCCAGCGACCAGAACCAG ACTATGGAGAGCCTCTATGGGGGGATTCCTGGGCCTGGAGGAGACGGTGTGCCCTCGGGCATGGACAGCTACGACACAG cctgTCCTCCGGCCGAGGAGGTGGACGTGATGCTGCAGCGCTGTGAGGGGGGCGTGGACGCTGCCCTCCAGTACGCCAAAACCATCTCCAAGTACATGAAGGACCTGATTGGATACCTGGAGAAAAGGACCACACTGG AGATGGAGTTTGCCAAAGGGCTCCAGAAGATGGCAAACAGCTGCAAGCAAACCATCAGCCAGGAG acCAACATGCCTTTCCTGTCCATCTACCTGCTGGCCCTGGAGCAGGACATGGAGCATGGGACCTCAGTTCTGCAGGCAGCCAACACCCTGCAGCACCAAACCTTCCTCCAG CCGCTGACGGTGAGACGCCTGGAACACGAGAAGCGCAGGAAGGAGATCAAGGAGCAGTGGCACCGAGCGCAGAGGAAACTG CAAGAGGCGGAGGGGAACCTGCGCAAGGCCAAGCAGACGTACATGCAGCGCAGCGAGGAGCACGACAAGGCCAAGTACATGGCGgtgaaagcagaggaggagcagcaaaaCACGACCAGCAGCATCACCACCAAAGCCCTGGACAAGAAGAGGCGGCTGGAAGAGGAAGCCAAGAACAAG GCAGAAGAGGCCATGGCCACGTACCGCACCTGTGTGGCCGATGCAAACACgcagaagcaggagctggaggacaCCAAGGTGAACTCCCTGCGGCAGATCCACGAAGTGATCAAACAGACTGACCAGGTTGTCAAGTCG GCCACCATCTCCTTCTACCAGCTCATGCACATGCAGACGGCGCCGCTGCCCGTGAACTTCCAGACGCTGTGCGAGAGCAGCAAGCTGTACGACCCGGGCCAGCAGTACGCGTCCCACGTCCGGCAGCTGCAGCGCGGCGACGAGCCCGACGTCCAGTACGACTTCGAGCCCTACGTGTCCCACAATGCCTG GTCTCCCTTTACTCGGGCACGGAAGGGCAGCTTCAATGCCAGCGAGTTCTCCACAAGTGCCGAGGGGGCTGGGGCCGGctcagagggagcagcaggagccaaggAGTCaccgagcggggccggggcggccgAGCGGAGAG GTGGGAGGGGACACCAGGTCCATAAATCCTGGCCAACCTCTGTCGCTGATGCTGACAGCAACCTGGATTCCAACACAG GTGAATTTGGCCACAAGCTCCAGCGGCTGTCATCCAACGGCACCGCATCCTccagtgaggagctggaggagaaggacGGGACCACCACCCCCTTTGAGCAGA GCATCAACGGGATCACCCCGGAGCTGGCGACTCCCACAGGGCCCTTCCGGAATGTTGGCTTGTCCAAGGCTGCCCAGACCCATCGGCTGAGGAAGCTCCGTGCCCCTTCCAAATGTCGGGAGTGCAACAGCTATGTGTACTTCCAGGGAGCCGAGTGCGAGGAG TGCTACCTGGCCTGCCACAAGAAGTGCCTGGAGACCTTGGCCATCCAGTGTGGGCACAAGAAGCTCCAagggaagctgcagctcttcGGGCAGGACTTCATGAAGGCGTCTCAGGGCAGCCCGGATGGGATCCCCTTCATCGTCAAGAAATGCATTTCGGAGATCGAGAAGCGGGCCCTGAAAACCAAG ggCATCTACCGAGTTAACGGCGTCAAGACCCGCGTGGAGAAGCTTTGCCAGGCCTTTGAGAATGGGAAGGAGCTGGTGGAGCTGTCCCAGGCCTCCCCCCATGACATCAGCAACGTCCTGAAGCTCTACCTGAGACAG ctgccagagccccTCATGCCCTTCCGGCTGTACAATGAGCTGATGGGGCTGGCCAAGGAGAGCCTGCAGGGTGGCGAGGTCAAGGGCCGGAGCGGGAAGGGCGGCCCCGAGCTGGTGGACAGAGGAGCCGACACTGACCAGGTGGTGCTGACCCTGGTGTtgaagctgagggagctgctgaaggagctCCCCAGCGAGAACATGGCCACGCTCCAGtacctcctgcagcacctgagGAG GATCATGGAAGTGGAACAGGACAACAAGATGACCTCCGGCAACCTGGGCATCGTCTTTGGGCCAACGCTGATGCGCCCCAGGCCCACGGATGCCACGATTTCCTTGTCCTCGCTGGTGGATTATCCCCACCAAGCTCGCATCATCGAGGCACTCATCATCTTCTACCCCACCATCTTTGAGCACAAGGACGTGGCAGCACCAGCCGAGCCGGGCAGACGCGGCTCAGGTGCCACGGAGGAGGTGGCCAGTGGTGCTGAGCAG GCCCACGCAGGCTCCCAGCCCGCGGCTCCTCTTGGCACCAGCCCCTACCTGGAGCTGCCTTCGGAGAAGAGGAATTTGGCTTTCAGCGCTGACTCACTCGCAG AGTCCGGCGACCGCTCCGTGGACTCCGACTCGGAGCTGGAGGACAGTGGGGAGCCACAGACACACCTGACCAAGCAGGGAAGTGAGACCAGCACGGAGGAGGTTCATTTCTGCGACGAGGGGAGCGAGGGGCCGTGGAACCGGAGCTGCAGCGTGGGCCAGTCGGACACGGAGGGCTCCGCTCCccgctgctgcagccctggggacgAGCAGAGTGACACAGAGGAAGCCCCcgagagctgcagccctgccacccCCAAGGATGCCACAAACCAGCCTGGCACCCCTCGGGGCCACGGCAGCCATGAGCTGCAACCCCGGTTCATCTAA